A portion of the Colius striatus isolate bColStr4 chromosome 1, bColStr4.1.hap1, whole genome shotgun sequence genome contains these proteins:
- the LOC104551761 gene encoding histone H2B 1/2/3/4/6, with the protein MPEPAKSAPAPKKGSKKAVTKTQKKGDKKRKKSRKESYSIYVYKVLKQVHPDTGISSKAMGIMNSFVNDIFERIAGEASRLAHYNKRSTITSREIQTAVRLLLPGELAKHAVSEGTKAVTKYTSSK; encoded by the coding sequence ATGCCTGAGCCGGCCAAGTCCGCCCCAGCGCCCAAGAAGGGCTCCAAGAAAGCCGTCACCAAGACCCAGAAGAAGGGCGACAAGAAGCGCAAGAAGAGCCGCAAGGAGAGCTACTCCATCTACGTGTACAAGGTGCTGAAGCAGGTGCACCCCGACACCGGCATCTCGTCCAAGGCCATGGGCATCATGAACTCCTTCGTCAACGACATCTTCGAGCGCATCGCCGGCGAGGCCTCGCGCCTGGCGCACTACAACAAGCGCTCCACCATCACGTCGCGGGAGATCCAGACGGCCGtgcggctgctgctgcccggCGAGCTGGCCAAGCACGCCGTGTCCGAGGGCACCAAGGCTGTCACCAAGTACACCAGCTCCAAGTaa
- the LOC133627661 gene encoding histone H2A-IV-like, producing MSGRGKQGGKARAKAKSRSSRAGLQFPVGRVHRLLRKGNYAERVGAGAPVYLAAVLEYLTAEILELAGNAARDNKKTRIIPRHLQLAIRNDEELNKLLGKVTIAQGGVLPNIQAVLLPKKTDSHKKERGM from the coding sequence ATGTCCGGCCGCGGGAAGCAGGGCGGGAAGGCGCGGGCCAAGGCCAAGTCGCGCTCGTCGCGGGCCGGGCTGCAGTTCCCCGTGGGCCGTGTGCACCGGCTGCTGCGCAAGGGCAACTACGCGGAGCGGGTGGGCGCCGGCGCCCCGGTGTACCTGGCTGCCGTGCTGGAGTACCTGACGGCCGAGATCCTGGAGCTGGCGGGCAACGCGGCCCGCGACAACAAGAAGACGCGCATCATCCCCCGCCACCTGCAGCTGGCCATCCGCAACGACGAGGAGCTCAACAAGCTGCTGGGCAAGGTGACGATCGCGCAGGGCGGCGTGCTGCCCAACATccaggccgtgctgctgccCAAGAAGACCGACAGCCACAAG